The following proteins are encoded in a genomic region of Brachypodium distachyon strain Bd21 chromosome 1, Brachypodium_distachyon_v3.0, whole genome shotgun sequence:
- the LOC100828939 gene encoding transmembrane and coiled-coil domain-containing protein 4: MATALTPTQRYAAGALLALALRQAQIHQSVLLGSPSASASASDDERASGSSSSAGSGEDAAADAELWTHDSRGLLRPVFRFLEIDPAAWAGLEETAASPEAKHHIGAFLRIIFEEDGESSSHESDQELALAKGVDVMIMSLASDTVVDETVKEGDQGAVPPVDLLGVDKLSLDDLPANNHRKMTLLFALLSACVADKPVSQEEEDRKSSRFRKGYDARHRVALRLLATWLDVKWIKMEAIEVMVACSAMAAAKEQEQSGENASPKSKWEKWKRGGIIGAAALTGGALLAITGGLAAPAIAAGFGALAPTLGTLVPVIGASGFAAMATAAGSVAGSVAVAASFGAAGAGLTGTKMARRIGSVKEFEFKPIGENHNQGRLAIGILISGFAFDEEDYSRPWEGWKDNLERYILQWESKHIIAVSTAIQDWLTSRLALELMKQGAMRTVLSGFLAAFAWPATLLAATDFIDSKWSVAIDRSDKAGKMLAEVLLKGLQGNRPVTLVGFSLGARVIFKCLQELALSSDNEGLVERVVLLGAPVSVKGERWEPARKMVAGRFVNVYSKDDWILGVTFRASLLTQGLAGIQAVDVPGVENVDVTELVDGHSSYLSAAQQILEHLELNTYYPVFIPFTAVSSK; this comes from the exons ATGGCGACGGCGCTGACGCCGACGCAGCGCTACGCGGCGGGGGCCCTGCTGGCGCTCGCGCTCCGCCAGGCGCAGATCCACCAGTCCGTCCTCCTCGGCTCCCcctccgcctctgcctccgcctccgacgacgagcgcgccagcggcagcagcagctccgccggcagcggagaggacgccgccgccgacgcggaGCTCTGGACGCACGACTcccgcggcctcctccgccccgtcTTCAG GTTCCTGGAGATCGACCCCGCGGCGTGGGCGGGGCTGGAGGAAACGGCGGCGTCGCCAGAGGCCAAGCATCACATCGGCGCG TTTCTGAGGATAATCTTCGAAGAAGATGGCGAGAGCTCCTCACATGAATCCGATCAGGAACTTGCATTGGCAAAAGGAGTTGATGTGATGATCATGAGTCTGGCCAGTGACACTGTTGTGGATGAAACAGTCAAAGAGGGTGATCAAGGTGCTGTGCCTCCTGTGGACTTGCTGGGAGTCGATAAGTTGTCATTGGATGATCTTCCTGCCAACAATCACCGTAAGATGACGCTCTTGTTCGCGCTTCTCTCTGCTTGCGTGGCTGATAAACCTGTATcgcaagaggaagaggacagGAAGTCCTCTCGCTTCAGGAAGGGTTATGACGCCCGGCATCGTGTTGCTCTTCGGTTACTAGCAACATGGCTTGATGTGAAGTGGATCAAAATG GAAGCTATTGAGGTAATGGTTGCATGCTCTGCTATGGCAGCAGCAAAAGAACAAGAGCAATCAGGAGAAAATGCATCCCCTAAAAGCAAATGGGAGAAATGGAAGCGTGGAGGAATCATTGGTGCAGCTGCTTTGACTGGAGGAGCATTGCTGGCTATAACTGGGG GTTTAGCCGCTCCAGCAATTGCTGCAGGATTTGGTGCTCTTGCTCCAACGCTTGGCACACTTGTCCCTGTTATTGGAGCCAGCGGATTTGCTGCTATGGCTACTGCTGCAGGATCTGTTGCTGGCTCTGTGGCCGTGGCTGCATCATTTGGAG CTGCTGGAGCTGGCTTGACGGGGACCAAAATGGCCAGAAGAATTGGGAGTGTAAAAGAATTTGAGTTCAAACCTATTGGTGAAAACCATAATCAGGGT CGTCTTGCAATTGGCATCTTGATTTCTGGATTTGCTTTTGATGAGGAGGACTATAGTAGACCTTGGGAAGGATGGAAGGATAACCTAGAGAG GTACATTCTCCAATGGGAGTCTAAGCATATAATCGCAGTGAGTACAGCAATACAAGATTGGTTGACATCAA GGCTTGCTCTGGAATTGATGAAGCAGGGCGCGATGAGAACAGTCTTAAGTGGCTTTCTTGCAGCATTTGCGTGGCCTGCTACTCTGCTCGCGGCTACAGATTTTATTGATAGCAAATGGTCCGTTGCTATTGACAG ATCAGATAAGGCAGGGAAAATGCTTGCTGAAGTGCTTCTAAAGGGATTGCAAGGGAACAG GCCTGTTACCCTCGTTGGGTTTTCACTAGGGGCACGCGTCATattcaagtgtttacaggagCTTGCTTTATCAAGTGATAACG AGGGACTTGTTGAGAGGGTTGTACTGCTAGGCGCACCAGTCTCGGTGAAAGGCGAGCGGTGGGAGCCTGCCAGAAAG ATGGTTGCTGGAAGATTTGTGAATGTATACTCCAAAGACGACTGGATCCTCGGTGTCACCTTCCGCGCAAG TCTACTAACCCAAGGATTGGCTGGAATCCAGGCTGTTGATGTTCCTGGTGTTGAAAAT GTTGATGTTACTGAGCTTGTTGATGGCCATTCCTCCTACCTGTCGGCGGCGCAACAGATCCTGGAGCATCTTGAGCTAAATACCTATTACCCTGTTTTTATCCCTTTTACAGCAGTTAGCAGCAAATAA
- the LOC100826729 gene encoding uncharacterized protein LOC100826729, with protein sequence MDEAPARMADDGPAEQQAAMGMDDSQFLGSMMGETVLAQPALAPPLPPAPDFHHQQPVKREVKVELEQEAMVGVKRRRGRPPKTSAGGTAPAQAAAVLVPASVSAAATARKAAAKAARKRAEDEEEVVCFICFDGGDLVVCDRRGCPKVYHPACIKRDEAFFQSRSKWNCGWHICSSCEKPVHYMCYTCTFSVCKICIKQGKFFGVRGTKGFCDTCFGTIFLIESKDDDDTKVRVDFDDPNSWEYLFKLYWLDLKGKLSLTMEELTGAKSRWNAPITYARKEKDESSDDLYDANDDDGGGSRKRRCANSSRGRKRRKAHSNRTIAVENVEISTGDAGSLPKKEPSEGVLLPPDTKWASPELLEFVGHMRDGDQSFISQFDVQALLLDYIKKNDLRDPRRKSQIICDSRLHCLFRKTHVAHFEMLRLLEMHFLVSDASTVNNGSHVDIKPNSARIDASGYCEMTEKLSPHRKKRMHGKMEREPLANLNDYAAVDMHNMNLIYLRRSLMEDLIDDSAFPAKISGGFVRIKISGLGQKQDMYRLVKVIGTHKVSEKYSTGKKTTNFALEILNLNKKEIITMDTISNQDFTEEECKRLRQCMKCGLISRLKVGDVQEKAVIFQSVRVNDWLDNEKQRLGYLRDRASETGRRKDLRECVEKLQLLNSSQERARRINEVLEVHVDPHMDPDYESTEEMDYQKAVVRIVNGKKSDGFFSPVNQQNHAERISDAIRHPRNLSKQSTIRKVAAGRNSRKFHSAVGTDIPKSGTCINTKISEAASPSGVTLSSDMEPEKVWQYKDPLGNVQGPFTLLQLSKWTTYFPHDLRVWLIFESEERSLLLTEVLSKQPKDFGQAATVPSSKTTLAGSGQNRKRPNVDMNSALSPLGYSTLNSSEMMVKPAKCTVPERGSVNSLDDRFSVSGSSVPPKDACATTSRVQYQTKNSCFGPSPGSPYEQSNSHHDGVQGRCSGEWNNGHNRDGLWSPTMTQTSCSGQGNVESHDNQHDSKSSLKAGSAKDLRQDYSHTVPTQLTRRDVPSPVLASSPSESRTASSQYESSCFSSTTNPSVHDELHSYITSEKASNCAPVTFVEDRGSSSPSGMLSHSERVPICGTQSVPSMSISEMCKVGESKHMQKTLEADVSNASVNQSPQSKIFLDSSPDNQDTERECPSPTLRSESKEPAMDHSGPTPVAPETLDINKIPDYSPVANIPVKSEPPATEVGPTEHEYPSPTTRSESKELAVDHPGSTSVAPETLDIQRPDYSPVVNISLKADPPATEVGTREIGATGSIPNPEKTDLCGEDSNIQKEFCRESTLVASEKMVVGPASRAELIDVCDVSGSVSNLEKTDLRGKDSNIQKELYSESILVRSDKMMVKPASGVESIDVANVLESVSNLEKRDLSGEDSNVQKELVSESTLVMCEKMVAEPATCAEPIDVSGVLKPVFSLEKTDLKHEDSNIQKELHTEPIIGTRENIVVDPASCAESIHVTDVLESAPTLEKTDLEGEDSNIQKELQAESIIVTREKMVVDPASGAESIHAPDVLESVSNLEKTDLKGEDSNIQKEMFCEPTLDTSEKMIIDPASCAESIDVSDVLESVFNLERTNLKGEGSCIQKELHPKSIFLTRENMVVDPASCPESIPVSDVLESVSKETDLKGDYSNIQRDLHEVSTLVTRENMVVDLASCARSIDVPDVSGSLVPQSCGTTYMDAIAAIEDFMTTSPEEEPQCSSPIALSPWGEPGYYQGDAVDSTLWDVQDYPMNDVWSLLPPTPTLQHLSGEKTDGSVAHVTERVTVIQGDNELFQRGPTPGEENVELANAGASTAWGLNEQVRPKSTAVSVPSIDGSTGVFGWKPSAIDSESSNTPIAWTTSQNLNSSSSYATAAASVKTSQEPSRKKECPDLNVANLEEALGNTKSLKPSTGNANRGSQRNHHRDRYSEISESWLLSSNYSRSRSAGFRGGAASRTSPRGQTQRGICKFHQSGYCRKGSSCSYLHPSLQQ encoded by the exons ATGGACGAGGCCCCGGCCCGGATGGCCGACGACGGGCCggcggagcagcaggcggcgatGGGGATGGATGACTCGCAGTTCCTCGGATCGATGATGGGGGAAACCGTCCTCGCCCAGCCCGCGCTCGctccgcctctgcctccgGCGCCAGACTTCCACCACCAGCAGCCGGTGAAACGGGAGGTGAAGGTGGAGCTAGAGCAGGAGGCGATGGTCGGGGTCAagcggaggagggggcggcCGCCCAAGACCAGTGCCGGCGGGACTGCGCCagcgcaggcggcggccgtaCTCGTCCCCGCTTCCGTTTCCGCTGCCGCGACGGCGAGGAAGGCCGCGGCCAAGGCGGCCAGGAAGAgggcggaggacgaggaggaggtcgtGTGCTTCATCTGcttcgacggcggcgacctcgTCGTCTGCGATCGGAG GGGGTGCCCCAAGGTGTACCATCCGGCGTGCATCAAGCGTGACGAGGCCTTCTTCCAGTCCCGCAGCAAGTGGAATTGCG GTTGGCACATATGCAGCAGCTGTGAAAAGCCAGTGCACTATATGTGCTATACATGTACATTCTCCGTCTGCAAAATATGCATTAAACAAGGTAAATTCTTTGGTGTCAGGGGGACCAAGGGCTTCTGCGACACATGCTTTGGGACTATATTTTTGATAGAATCAAAAGATGACGATGATACTAAG GTTAGGGTTGATTTTGATGATCCAAACAGTTGGGAATACCTGTTCAAGCTTTATTGGTTAGATCTAAAAGGAAAGCTTTCATTAACAATGGAAGAACTAACTGGTGCCAAGAGCCGATGGAATGCTCCTATTACTTATGCTAGGAAAGAAAAGGATGAATCATCTGATGATCTATATGATGccaatgatgatgatggtggtgGTTCAAGAAAACGAAGATGTGCTAATTCTTCAAGGGGTCGAAAACGTCGAAAAGCACATTCCAATCGTACAATTGCTGTAGAAAATGTTGAAATTTCAACTGGAGATGCTGGAAGCCTACCCAAGAAAGAACCAAGCGAAGGGGTGCTCTTGCCGCCAGATACTAAATGGGCTTCACCAGAGCTACTGGAGTTTGTTGGACACATGAGGGATGGTGACCAATCTTTTATTTCCCAGTTTGACGTGCAAGCTCTTCTGCTTGACTATATAAAAAAGAATGACCTCCGCGATCCCCGGAGGAAAAGCCAAATTATCTGTGATTCAAGACTTCACTGCTTGTTCAGAAAAACACATGTTGCTCATTTTGAGATGTTGAGGCTTTTGGAAATGCACTTTCTTGTAAGTGATGCTTCAACAGTAAATAATGGCAGTCATGTGGATATCAAGCCTAATTCGGCCCGGATAGATGCCAGTGGATATTGTGAAATGACAGAAAAGTTGTCCCCTCATAGAAAGAAGAGGATGCATGGAAAGATGGAAAGAGAACCACTGGCCAATCTCAACGATTACGCAGCAGTTGATATGCACAATATGAATTTAATCTACTTGCGCCGTAGCTTGATGGAGGATCTTATTGATGATTCCGCATTCCCGGCCAAAATATCTGGTGGTTTTGTGAGGATAAAAATTTCTGGTCTTGGACAGAAGCAAGATATGTATCGTCTAGTGAAAGTTATTG GAACACATAAAGTTTCAGAAAAATACAGCACTGGGAAGAAGACGACAAATTTTGCACTTGAGATATTAAATCTAAACAAAAAAGAGATTATCACGATGGATACAATATCAAATCAGGACTTCACAGAG GAGGAATGCAAACGCTTAAGGCAGTGCATGAAGTGTGGTTTAATCAGCCGACTAAAAGTG GGTGATGTTCAAGAGAAAGCGGTGATCTTCCAATCTGTAAGAGTGAATGAT TGGTTGGACAATGAAAAGCAGAGGCTGGGCTATCTTCGAGACCGTGCAAGTGAAACAGGACGCAGAAAGGA TCTTAGAGAGTGTGTGGAAAAGCTACAGCTTCTCAACTCTTCTCAAGAAAGAGCGCGCAGAATAAATGAAGTTCTAGAAGTGCATGTTGACCCCCATATGGATCCTGATTATGAATCTACTGAAGAAATGGATTATCAAAAAGCTG TTGTACGAATTGTAAATGGGAAAAAATCAGACGGGTTCTTCTCACCAGTTAACCAGCAAAATCATGCAGAGAGAATATCTGATGCTATCCGCCATCCCAGAAACCTGTCTAAACAAAGTACAATACGCAAAGTGGCAGCAGGAAGGAACTCTAGGAAATTCCATTCAGCAGTTGGTACGGATATTCCAAAATCTGGCACCTGCATAAACACCAAGATTTCTGAAGCTGCATCACCTTCCGGAGTAACACTATCAAGCGACATGGAGCCAGAGAAAGTCTGGCAGTACAAGGATCCTTTGGGAAACGTTCAGGGCCCATTTACTCTTTTGCAGCTATCCAAATGGACAACTTATTTCCCACATGATCTAAGAGTATGGCTGATTTTTGAGAGTGAAGAGAGGTCATTGTTGTTGACAGAGGTGCTCTCAAAACAACCAAAAGATTTTGGTCAGGCTGCAACAGTTCCAAGTAGTAAAACAACTTTGGCAGGCTCTGGACAAAACAGAAAACGCCCAAACGTTGATATGAACAGTGCTCTATCCCCACTTGGTTACAGTACGCTTAATTCTTCTGAAATGATGGTTAAGCCTGCTAAGTGTACTGTTCCAGAAAGGGGGAGTGTAAATTCTTTAGATGACAGGTTTTCAGTGTCAGGAAGCTCAGTTCCACCAAAGGATGCTTGCGCTACAACTAGTAGAGTACAGTACCAGACAAAGAATTCATGCTTCGGTCCGTCTCCTGGGAGTCCGTACGAACAGTCAAATTCGCATCATGATGGCGTACAGGGAAGGTGCTCTGGTGAATGGAACAATGGCCACAACAGAGATGGTCTGTGGAGTCCAACCATGACGCAGACCAGCTGTAGTGGACAGGGTAATGTAGAATCTCATGACAATCAGCATGATTCTAAAAGTAGTTTAAAAGCAGGTTCTGCAAAGGATCTGAGGCAGGATTATTCGCACACGGTGCCTACTCAACTAACCAGGAGAGATGTCCCCAGTCCGGTGCTTGCTTCAAGTCCATCCGAGTCCAGAACTGCTTCAAGTCAATATGAAAGCTCTTGCTTCAGTTCAACAACCAATCCAAGTGTTCATGATGAACTTCATTCTTATATTACTTCTGAAAAGGCTAGTAACTGTGCTCCTGTAACTTTTGTTGAAGATAGAGGATCCAGTTCACCGTCCGGCATGCTAAGCCACTCAGAAAGAGTTCCAATCTGTGGCACACAGTCAGTTCCTTCCATGTCTATTTCTGAAATGTGCAAGGTGGGCGAGTCCAAGCATATGCAAAAAACACTTGAAGCTGATGTATCAAATGCATCAGTTAATCAGTCTCCGCAGTCCAAGATATTCCTTGATTCTTCCCCTGATAACCAAGATACTGAACGTGAATGCCCTAGTCCTACTCTGAGATCTGAGAGTAAGGAGCCTGCCATGGATCACTCGGGGCCaacaccagtggcacctgaAACTTTAGATATTAATAAGATACCTGACTACTCTCCAGTTGCAAATATTCCCGTGAAATCTGAACCTCCAGCAACAGAAGTAGGTCCCACTGAACATGAATACCCTAGTCCAACTACGAGATCTGAGAGCAAGGAGCTTGCCGTGGACCACCCAGGGTCAACATCAGTAGCACCGGAAACTTTAGATATTCAGCGACCTGACTACTCTCCAGTTGTTAATATTTCCCTGAAAGCTGATCCTCCAGCTACGGAAGTAGGAACCAGGGAAATAGGTGCCACAGGATCAATACCTAACCCGGAGAAAACAGATTTATGTGGTGAAGATTCTAATATTCAAAAAGAATTTTGCAGGGAGTCTACTCTTGTCGCAAGTGAGAAAATGGTGGTTGGTCCTGCCTCTCGCGCCGAGCTGATAGATGTGTGTGATGTTTCGGGATCAGTGTCTAACCTTGAGAAAACAGATTTAAGAGGTaaagattcaaatattcaaaaagAATTGTACAGCGAGTCTATTCTTGTCAGAAGTGACAAAATGATGGTTAAACCTGCCTCTGGTGTTGAGTCCATAGATGTGGCCAATGTCTTGGAATCAGTATCCAACCTTGAGAAAAGAGATTTAAGTGGTGAGGATTCAAATGTTCAAAAAGAATTAGTCAGTGAGTCTACTCTGGTCATGTGTGAGAAAATGGTGGCTGAACCTGCCACTTGTGCTGAGCCGATAGATGTGTCTGGTGTCTTGAAACCGGTATTTAGCTTAGAGAAAACAGATTTAAAACAtgaagattcaaatattcagAAGGAATTGCACACCGAGCCTATTATTGGTACAAGAGAGAACATAGTGGTTGATCCTGCCTCCTGTGCTGAGTCAATACATGTGACTGATGTCTTGGAATCAGCACCTACCCTAGAGAAAACAGATCTAGAAGGtgaagattcaaatattcagAAGGAATTGCAGGCCGAGTCTATTATTGTCACAAGAGAGAAAATGGTGGTTGATCCTGCCTCCGGTGCTGAGTCAATACATGCGCCTGATGTCTTGGAATCAGTATCTAACCTAGAGAAAACAGATTTAAAAGGtgaagattcaaatattcaaaaagAAATGTTCTGTGAGCCTACTCTTGACACAAGCGAGAAAATGATAATTGATCCTGCCTCTTGTGCTGAGTCGATAGATGTGTCTGACGTCTTGGAATCAGTATTTAACCTAGAGAGAACAAATTTAAAAGGGGAAGGTTCATGTATTCAGAAGGAATTGCACCCCAAGTCTATTTTTCTCACAAGAGAGAACATGGTGGTTGATCCTGCTTCCTGTCCTGAGTCGATACCTGTATCTGATGTCTTGGAATCAGTATCTAAGGAAACCGATTTAAAAGGTGAttattcaaatattcaaagaGACTTGCATGAAGTATCTACTCTTGTCACAAGAGAGAACATGGTGGTTGATCTGGCCTCTTGTGCTCGGTCAATAGATGTGCCTGATGTCTCGGGCTCTTTAGTACCACAAAGTTGTGGAACTACGTACATGGATGCAATAGCAGCAATCGAAGATTTCATGACCACTTCACCTGAGGAAGAACCACAATGCTCTAGCCCCATTGCATTATCCCCTTGGGGTGAACCTGGTTACTATCAAGGCGATGCTGTTGATTCTACGCTATGGGATGTCCAAGATTATCCAATGAATGATGTGTGGTCATTGCTGCCACCAACGCCTACTCTACAACATTTATCTG GCGAAAAAACCGATGGGAGTGTTGCTCATGTTACCGAAAGGGTAACTGTTATCCAAGGAGATAATGAACTTTTTCAAAGAGGTCCAACACCAGGGGAGGAAAATGTAGAGCTAGCAAATGCAGGTGCTTCCACAGCTTGGGGATTGAATGAGCAG GTGAGACCAAAATCTACTGCTGTGTCAGTGCCATCAATAGATGGGAGCACAGGAGTATTTGGTTGGAAACCATCAGCCATTGACAGTGAGAGCTCAAACACTCCCATCGCATGGACCACTAGCCAGAATCTAAACTCGTCCTCTAGTTatgcaacagcagcagcctcTGTTAAAACCTCTCAGGAACCATCAAGGAAGAAGGAATGCCCTGATCTGAATGTTGCTAATTTGGAAGAGGCACTTGGGAACACCAAGAGCTTGAAACCGTCTACTGGTAATGCTAATCGGGGCAGCCAGCGGAATCACCACCGTGACAGGTATTCCGAGATAAGTGAATCTTGGCTCCTTAGCTCAAATTACTCTAGGAGTAGGTCTGCTGGATTTAGAGGCGGCGCAGCATCACGAACATCCCCGAGGGGGCAAACTCAGAGAGGGATATGTAAATTTCATCAGAGTGGGTACTGCAGGAAGGGTTCATCTTGTAGTTACCTACACCCTTCACTCCAACAGTAG